A stretch of Mytilus edulis chromosome 11, xbMytEdul2.2, whole genome shotgun sequence DNA encodes these proteins:
- the LOC139494463 gene encoding uncharacterized protein yields MLLRKGVFPYDYVDEESKLEERSLPSKENFYSRLSEEHISEEDFHFANKVWEKMNVKTLGEYSDIYLRMDVALLSDIFERFRDISLRDYQLDPCYYYTTPGLSWSAMLKKTGVVLDLITDIDMLLFIEKGLRGGVSSIFHRYAKANNPYLINDYDPSKETSYLGYFDANNLYGWAMSQHLTYGFFSWVNEGEDIEKLKNNIGSLTPNSNEGYILEVDLEYPPALHDEHSDFPLAPERQTIRTEDLSPYSRKMLEELLGKKTLGSCEKLVPNLHDKEKYVIHYRNLQLYLELGMRLKKVHRVLKFRQSPWLKTYIDFNTNKRKQATNEFEKMYYKLLNNSIFGRSLMNIRKHVNVKLCHTEKKFLKYTARPSFKSCTVFNEDLVAVENLRTDILMNQPVYVGFSILDLSKHLMYDFHYKHMKTLYGGKIRLCFTDTDSFLYHIQTEDMYDDMMEYQDMFDTSEYDEAHMLHSNHNKKVLGKFKDETKGVPISEFVGLRA; encoded by the coding sequence ATGTTGTTGCGGAAGGGTGTTTTCCCATATGACTACGTCGACGAGGAGAGTAAATTGGAGGAGAGAAGCTTACCCAGCAAAGAGAATTTTTATAGTCGATTGTCAGAGGAACACATCAGCGAAGAGGACTTTCACTTTGCCAACAAAGTATGGGAGAAGATGAATGTAAAGACGTTAGGTGAATATTCCGACATATACCTTCGAATGGACGTTGCGCTCCTATCTGACATTTTCGAAAGATTTAGAGACATCTCTCTTCGCGACTACCAACTTGATCCATGTTATTATTATACGACCCCCGGATTAAGTTGGTCCGCCATGCTAAAGAAGACTGGTGTTGTTTTGGACCTCATTACAGACATCGATATGTTGTTGTTCATTGAGAAGGGGTTGCGAGGGGGAGTGTCCAGCATATTCCATCGATATGCAAAAGCCAACAATCCCTACCTCATCAATGATTATGATCCGAGTAAAGAAACATCGTACCTGGGATATTTCGATGCCAATAACCTTTATGGATGGGCAATGAGTCAACACCTTACCTATGGATTTTTCAGTTGGGTGAATGAAGGAGAAGACATTGAAAAGCTCAAGAACAACATTGGATCATTGACACCTAATTCCAATGAGGGTTACATATTAGAAGTTGATTTAGAGTACCCCCCTGCCTTACACGATGAACACTCTGATTTCCCGTTGGCCCCTGAACGACAGACCATTCGCACGGAGGACCTTTCACCCTACTCTCGTAAGATGCTTGAGGAATTATTGGGAAAGAAGACGTTGGGTTCGTGTGAAAAGTTGGTACCGAATTTACACGACAAGGAAAAATATGTGATTCATTACCGCAACCTACAATTGTATTTGGAATTGGGAATGCGACTAAAGAAAGTGCACAGAGTTTTAAAGTTTAGACAGAGCCCCTGGTTGAAAACTTACATCGATTTCAACACCAACAAAAGGAAACAAGCCACAAACGAGTTCGAGAAAATGTACTACAAGTTATTAAACAACAGCATATTTGGTAGGTCGTTAATGAACATCCGTAAACACGTCAACGTTAAGCTCTGTCACACAGAAAAAAAGTTCCTGAAATATACGGCGAGACCATCTTTCAAATCGTGTACGGTTTTTAACGAGGATCTAGTAGCAGTTGAAAACCTGCGCACAGATATTTTAATGAATCAACCAGTCTACGTAGGCTTCAGCATTCTCGACCTGTCCAAGCACTTGATGTATGACTTTCATTACAAACATATGAAGACGTTATATGGGGGAAAAATACGACTCTGTTTCACTGACACAGATAGTTTCCTGTACCACATTCAAACCGAAGACATGTATGACGATATGATGGAATATCAAGACATGTTTGACACCAGCGAGTATGATGAAGCCCACATGTTACACAGCAAtcataacaaaaaagtattaggGAAATTTAAAGACGAAACGAAAGGTGTACCTATAAGTGAATTCGTAGGTTTACGAGCTTAA